A genomic region of Papaver somniferum cultivar HN1 chromosome 7, ASM357369v1, whole genome shotgun sequence contains the following coding sequences:
- the LOC113297525 gene encoding uncharacterized protein LOC113297525: protein MGGTSRCVIKPDVRNGTDWSFSAFGYEFPMDEMPVIRVVNADADGYISPTEWEDCIDGNEIQSDDDVLEYKTRIVPTDPGLVMGTSGTSVVLDDTSLLPVTLSGDPPLLSTLSSDSTLLPTVHTGEMVTRVLSNSTRLSTTDSSGLVSIVTSNPDMLPTTESSELVIVMGILISLKTLFPRPTMTAVIA, encoded by the exons GTGTGTCATTAAACCAGATGTACGCAATGGAACTGATTGGTCCTTTTCGGCATTTGGGTATGAGTTTCCTATGGACGAAATGCCAGTGATCCGCGTTGTGAATGCAGATGCAGATGGATATATCAG TCCAACCGAATGGGAAGATTGCATTGATGGAAATGAAATTCAGAGTGACGACGATGTATTGGAGTACAAGACGAGAATCGTTCCCACAGATCCTGGTTTGGTCATGGGTACAAGTGGTACTAGTGTTGTCTTAGATGACACGTCTTTGTTGCCAGTGACATTGTCAGGTGACCCCCCAttgctgtcaactttgtcaagtgacTCAACATTGTTGCCAACCGTGCATACCGGTGAAATGGTGACCAGAGTTTTGAGTAACTCTACAAGGTTGTCAACCACCGATTCCAGTGGATTGGTGTCGATAGTCACGAGTAACCCAGACATGTTGCCAACCACAGAATCCAGTGAATTGGTGATTGTCATGGGAATTCTAATCTCCCTAAAAACCTTATTCCCTCGACCAACAATGACAGCAGTGATAGCTTAG